Proteins from a single region of Pseudomonas sp. 10S4:
- the acpP gene encoding acyl carrier protein, with protein MSDVEERVRTIICDQLGVKPEELKNFNSFVDDLGADSLDTVELVMALEEEFEMEIPDEEAEKITTVQQAIDYATVHKGD; from the coding sequence ATGTCAGACGTAGAAGAGCGTGTAAGAACGATCATTTGTGACCAACTGGGCGTGAAACCCGAAGAGCTTAAGAACTTCAACAGTTTTGTTGACGATCTGGGGGCGGATTCCCTGGATACAGTTGAACTGGTCATGGCTTTGGAAGAAGAGTTCGAGATGGAAATCCCGGACGAAGAAGCCGAGAAAATCACCACCGTCCAACAGGCAATAGACTACGCAACCGTTCATAAGGGCGACTAA
- a CDS encoding high-affinity branched-chain amino acid ABC transporter permease LivM, translating to MTRNLKQALFSALLVWAVAYPVLGLKLTIVGINLEVHGTSNATLITIAVCSVLMFLRVMFDQKISATWKSSPSMPVMPAKVSTFLTLPTTQRWIIIALIIGALVWPFFGSRGAVDIATLVLIYVMLGLGLNIVVGLAGLLDLGYVGFYAVGAYSYALLSHYYGLSFWICLPIAGMMAATFGFLLGFPVLRLRGDYLAIVTLGFGEIIRLFLRNLTDITGGPNGISNIPKPTLFGLTFDKTAAEGLQTFHEYFGLTYNPVNKVIFLYLIAVVLSLFALFVINRLLRMPLGRAWEALREDEIACRALGLNPTMIKLSAFTLGACFAGFAGSFFAARQGLVTPESFTFIESATILAIVVLGGMGSQLGVVLAATVMILLPEMMREFSEYRMLMFGALMVLMMIWRPQGLLPMQRPHMELRK from the coding sequence ATGACTAGGAATCTTAAACAGGCGTTGTTCAGCGCCTTGCTGGTGTGGGCTGTTGCCTATCCGGTACTCGGTCTGAAGCTGACCATCGTCGGCATCAACCTCGAAGTTCATGGCACCAGCAACGCCACGCTGATCACCATCGCCGTCTGTTCGGTGCTGATGTTCCTGCGGGTAATGTTCGACCAGAAGATCAGCGCGACGTGGAAATCCTCGCCAAGCATGCCGGTGATGCCGGCCAAGGTCAGCACCTTCCTGACTCTGCCGACCACCCAGCGCTGGATCATCATTGCGCTGATCATCGGTGCACTGGTGTGGCCGTTCTTCGGCTCCCGTGGCGCGGTGGACATCGCGACGCTGGTATTGATCTACGTAATGCTCGGCCTCGGCTTGAACATCGTGGTCGGCCTGGCCGGCCTGCTCGACCTCGGTTACGTCGGTTTCTATGCCGTCGGCGCCTACAGCTATGCGCTGCTGTCGCACTACTACGGTCTGAGCTTCTGGATCTGCCTGCCCATCGCCGGGATGATGGCGGCCACCTTCGGCTTCCTGCTCGGCTTCCCGGTCTTGCGCCTTCGTGGTGACTACCTGGCGATCGTGACCCTGGGCTTCGGTGAAATCATCCGTCTGTTCCTGCGTAACCTGACCGACATTACCGGTGGCCCGAACGGCATCAGTAACATTCCCAAGCCAACGCTTTTCGGACTGACCTTCGATAAAACTGCTGCCGAGGGCCTGCAGACGTTCCACGAATACTTCGGTCTGACCTACAACCCGGTCAACAAGGTGATCTTCCTTTACCTGATTGCGGTGGTGCTGTCGTTGTTCGCACTGTTCGTCATCAACCGCTTGCTGCGCATGCCGCTGGGTCGTGCCTGGGAAGCGCTGCGTGAAGACGAAATCGCCTGCCGTGCGCTGGGTCTGAACCCGACCATGATCAAGCTTTCGGCGTTTACCCTGGGTGCCTGCTTCGCCGGTTTTGCCGGCAGCTTCTTCGCCGCGCGCCAAGGGTTGGTGACACCGGAGTCCTTCACCTTCATCGAGTCGGCGACCATCCTCGCCATCGTGGTGCTGGGCGGCATGGGCTCGCAACTGGGCGTCGTACTCGCCGCTACAGTGATGATCCTGTTGCCGGAAATGATGCGTGAATTCAGTGAATACCGCATGTTGATGTTCGGCGCCTTGATGGTGCTGATGATGATCTGGCGTCCTCAGGGTCTGCTGCCCATGCAACGTCCTCACATGGAGCTGCGAAAATGA
- the livG gene encoding high-affinity branched-chain amino acid ABC transporter ATP-binding protein LivG — protein sequence MSREILKVDNLSMRFGGLLAVNGVALTVMEKQVVALIGPNGAGKTTVFNCLTGFYKPSGGSILLDGQAIEGLPGHEIARKGVVRTFQNVRLFKDMTAVENLLIAQHRHLNTNFLAGLFKTPAFRKSEREAMEFAEYWLDKVNLKAFANRPAGTLAYGQQRRLEIARCMMTRPRILMLDEPAAGLNPKETEDLKALISVLREEHDVTVLLIEHDMKLVMSISDHIVVINQGTPLANGTPEQIRDNPEVIKAYLGEA from the coding sequence ATGAGCCGCGAGATCCTCAAAGTCGACAATCTGAGCATGCGCTTCGGCGGTTTGCTCGCGGTTAACGGCGTGGCCCTGACCGTGATGGAAAAACAGGTCGTGGCGCTGATCGGCCCTAACGGCGCCGGCAAGACCACCGTGTTCAACTGCCTGACCGGTTTCTACAAGCCAAGTGGCGGCAGCATCCTGCTCGACGGCCAGGCCATCGAAGGCCTGCCCGGCCACGAGATCGCCCGCAAAGGCGTAGTGCGGACCTTCCAGAACGTGCGGTTGTTCAAGGACATGACCGCGGTCGAGAACCTCTTGATCGCCCAGCACCGTCACTTGAATACCAACTTCCTGGCCGGTCTGTTCAAGACTCCGGCGTTCCGCAAAAGCGAACGCGAAGCCATGGAGTTCGCCGAGTACTGGCTGGACAAGGTCAACCTCAAGGCCTTCGCCAACCGTCCGGCCGGCACCCTGGCCTACGGTCAGCAACGTCGCCTGGAAATCGCTCGCTGCATGATGACCCGCCCGCGGATCCTCATGCTCGACGAACCGGCCGCCGGCCTGAACCCGAAGGAAACCGAAGACCTCAAGGCGCTGATCAGCGTGCTCCGCGAAGAGCACGACGTGACCGTGCTGTTGATCGAACACGACATGAAGCTGGTCATGAGCATTTCCGACCACATCGTCGTGATCAACCAGGGCACGCCCCTGGCCAACGGCACGCCGGAACAGATCCGCGACAATCCTGAAGTGATCAAAGCCTACCTGGGGGAAGCGTAA
- a CDS encoding ABC transporter ATP-binding protein — protein sequence MLQFENVSTFYGKIQALHSVNVEIRQGEIVTLIGANGAGKSTLLMTLCGSPQAHSGSIKYMGEELVGQTSAQIMRKSIAVVPEGRRVFARLTVEENLAMGGFFTDKGDYQEQMDKVLGLFPRLKERFAQRGGTMSGGEQQMLAIGRALMSKPKLLLLDEPSLGLAPIIIQQIFDIIEQLRKDGVTVFLVEQNANQALKIADRAYVLENGRVVMQGTGEALLTDPKVREAYLGVESFR from the coding sequence ATGCTGCAATTCGAAAACGTTTCCACCTTCTACGGCAAGATCCAGGCCCTGCACAGCGTCAACGTGGAGATCCGCCAAGGCGAAATCGTCACCCTGATCGGCGCCAACGGCGCGGGTAAATCCACCCTGCTGATGACGCTGTGCGGTTCGCCGCAAGCCCACAGCGGTAGCATCAAGTACATGGGTGAAGAGCTCGTGGGGCAAACCTCGGCGCAGATCATGCGCAAGAGCATTGCCGTGGTGCCGGAAGGTCGTCGGGTGTTTGCCCGCCTGACCGTGGAAGAAAACCTCGCCATGGGCGGCTTCTTCACCGACAAGGGCGATTATCAGGAACAGATGGACAAGGTTCTCGGACTTTTCCCACGCCTGAAAGAGCGCTTTGCCCAACGCGGCGGCACCATGTCCGGCGGCGAACAGCAAATGCTCGCCATCGGCCGTGCGCTGATGAGCAAGCCCAAGCTACTACTGCTCGACGAGCCTTCGCTGGGTCTGGCGCCGATCATCATCCAGCAGATCTTCGACATCATCGAACAACTGCGCAAGGACGGTGTGACGGTGTTCCTGGTGGAGCAGAACGCCAACCAGGCGCTGAAAATTGCTGACCGCGCGTACGTTCTGGAGAACGGCCGGGTGGTGATGCAAGGCACTGGTGAAGCGCTGCTGACTGATCCGAAAGTGCGCGAGGCGTATCTGGGGGTTGAGTCATTTCGCTAA